The genomic window ttttgttttagttaacCATAATAACCCTGctttccatacacacacacacacacacacacacacacacacacacacacacacacacacacacacacacagacacatactgCTTTACTACTAGTAGTATTTAAAGATGTGGATGATATGAAAGTGAAAACGTGTTATTTACTACGGTCTCAGAAGGTATTCAGACaatttgtgtgtggtttttttttccattaccGTGCAGTTAAAGTAGGTTAAAATATACAAGACaacctgacattttttttatctatatCTTCTGACTTATCATGATACACCCTCACTTTTTGCACACTTAGCTGTGTTAAAGATGAATTCTTTTTAAATGGGTTACTTGTATCTTTTTTCGTGACAAATTTATACAGAATAACATGTTGtgacaaagtgaaaacatattttagaggttttttcaaatgtactaaaaatgtaaaaaaacaaaatatcttatttaaatatgtattcagTATCTTTGCTAGTCTTAGCTGCATCAAAGGATGCACCTGCTGTGAttattgttgagatatttccagGGCGGTGGCCAAAATGATTTCTTATGTGCTGCATAGTACACTGTATACTACTTATTCACTCTTAActtgtcattttcttttatatgtttttaacaCTGTAGCACTTTGATATTCACTGCAAAGAAAAATGCAGtacaattaaatgcatttttactaTTCCTGTACTCTTAATGAAAATTTTGCTTTTCCTAcagttaaaatacatttaaaatatctgcTTTAAAATCTATTGAATGAAAATGTTCGGGTACTACTTCCTGTTAtcatttccacttttttttttttttttttttttacagtagtgAGACACTGTATGTGTCACTGGTaccacaaaatgatgatgacacaaCAGCAGAAGTTTCCAAAATTTCAATTTACCGCTCAACATATATTAAACTATTGAGTGTCAATTTTAAAAGAAGTACTAGTGAGCGAGTGAAAGGGCGAATGATTCCAGACATAGCCTAGAACTTAATTGGACTTAAGTTGTGACAAAGTCAACTGATTGGATGTGATTTATACGGCACACATCTGTGTATGTGGGGTTTACACCATTCACAATGATTCCGAGCATCAAATCACGTTGAGACAAAGATGTAGGAAAGGATAAACAACCATTTCTAAaggttttaatatttgtttgaaACCACTTTTCCTATAACTAGGTTTTGAACATATATGACTGCACCTCCAGAGTTtgccaaaaaaaagtatttaaaggtctctgaaaggaaaaaagaagatctgatgagatgaaaatgttaatatttggCCTGAACTCCAAGCTGTTATTCTGATATCAGTGTACCATCCCTACAGTCAAAACATGGTGATGATTGCAGCGTCATATATTGAGGAGGGATGAATGCCACCAAATACAGAGAGGTCCTTTAAGAGAAAACCTGTTCCAGAGAGCATTCAACTTCAGACCAGGTTGAGGGTTCACTTCTCAGCATCAGACGTacagcaaacacaacactggAAAAGCTTTAGGATAAGTGTCCTTGAATGACCCGGTCAAAATCTGGACCTGAACCCTAAAAAACATCTGTGGAGAAACTTGAAGATGGTAGTTTAGACAACCATAAGAGGACTTGATGCTACAAATGCTGCCAAAATCTAGAGTCTAAACGCTACTTATGTTAgagatttcagttttttcactttgtcattaCGGGTTAGTGATCACCATTAAAGAACATTATATCCATTTTGAATTATACCTGTAACACAATCTAGTGTGCAAAAAGTGAAGGGTATGAATATTTTCCACAGTCACTGTATATCACGATATCTGAGCAGATTGTTTATGTcaactgtttatttttggaaaaaagCATCAGGACAATACAATTgtgcagggctgcaactaaggattattttcattagtatattttaaaatgaaaaaagtgaatgttgcctcacatttgagaacatGTGAaagttttggggtttttttcttgaaaAGTTACTTAAATGATTCACTCACTAAAAATTGtgcaattcattttctgttgatccaGTGTGTGATTAATTGTTTCATTGCTACATTTGTGGGTTATGGTTCAAGATATGAAGACATTcgtattttaaaaagcaattgGAAGaacataaattataaatatggATAACGTAGTGTGACCTGATGGTTCTGGCTTTAGTTTTCATATCTATAAAGACTCTTgcaaacatttccttttcatcatttttatagcttaaaaatcaaacagcaaATCAGTTTGACCCAAACTAAATCAAACCAGACTTAAAGAAACTCCTGTGTGTAAGAaggttttttaaattcaagtcatattaacatttctgtcttttgctctctttctttttgtagcAAATCTGTACAATCAAAAGTGGACAGCATATTGGTGAGTATCCACAATGTTAAAGAAGTGTTGTTTGATGAATGTTGTTTGTTGGATCATGAGATCAGGTGAGCAGCTTACTGTAGGTTTTGAAGAAGGAATATCTTCGACCCTGTTTACACTTGGTTTTAAAATGCATCGCGGGCAATAGGATCACAAATGGACAAACGTAAACAACCACCAAGACACATTGTGATCTGATTAATCAAACCACTGGTGTTCTGGGATGCACTGTTACTGAGtaaattcattttcaattaCTTTCAGTGAGTGAAGCTTCCTCATATCAGTTCTCCTTTCAGGGTATTTTTTTAGTTGAATATACACTTGATTTCATTTTATCTGAGCTGAGCTTGTATCCAGCAACAAAGTCACATCAGAGACATCAAAGCTACATGAGAACGCTTTGTCTGTTCTTTTTGTCGCCTATAACAAATACAGTCTATTAATGTCTGTATTTTGTTGGCAGATTTAGTTCCTTTTAATGATAAGTCCTAGAAAAATATCCACTGTAAGACACCTCTGATGCTTATACATCAGGGATGGGGGGAAAGGATGATGACAGGGCTTGTTGAGTTTATTTCAGTATGTCTAAAAGATCCCCTttacatctgtcacatctggaTAGTGGGTTAAAAATTAGGAAAACTTGACTCTacaataatgtgaatataataGTGAGTACACAAAATAATACtctagcaataatgatgtacaGGGATGGGTGATAAGGATACAATCTGTCACCATATCAACCATCAATTGTACATAATGATAGGGCTGgatgatatggacaaaatcaaatatcatgatattttgaccaaatacctctatcgatattgtgataattttgtagggatgactattggtgctttcacaaaatatttacacaatgagactTTTGATAAATAACTtgactgtaatgcagcctttaaaaaacaggaaaagacaacaattATGCCATATCAAGATATTACAGTATTTAGTCTCATATCCTGATATCGACATATTTTCTGGAAACTCAAGcagttatttacatttttgggtCAATCACTGAATTAAATGTCTAATAAATCAAGATAGGTTTACATTGTTGCATGGATACACAAATCTAAATTCAACATTACCATAAACCAATGGTGCACTAATACATCCAGAGATATTACCCCTGTATAAGCAGTGTGACAAAACATCTAATAGTTGAcaaattgtgttaaaaaaataaatacattttgatttgacATATAAATCTTGCACACTGAGTATTTTTGGTTGCATTTAATGCATTTAATGATCCCATATTACAGCCTTGAATACTACAATTTAAATGTTAGGTCTGTGAATAGTGCAGTCACTGGTAGATTTTCACAAGAGTATTTATGTTTCTAAAACATTGAGACACTGTTGTGCGACtagatattttttataaatgtaaatctaacaatgttttgaagaaaaaatcAATCAGGATACATGGTAATGCTGGGCGTAACGGCCAAAATAGGATTGAAGCGGTCGTTGCAAAAGACATGAATTAATTGTGCAAGCAGAGAAGGAGTCAGACAGGTAATTCACTCTGTGCTTGTAGCAATGGAGTGTAGTAAATAGCGTTTTCATTCACTGCTCATTGGCTGACAGATCTCACCTCATTCATTCAAGTATCGGTTCCCCTAGCAACAAAGCGGCAATTAGAAAAGAAGAGGTGAGATGAATCCATTCTTAGAAACCAAATGAAAAGCTGTTGGGGAGGAATTGGTAGTAAGATGGTTGTGTGTGAAACTCAAACCTGTGTAgtgttataaaaaaataaagcctgATATAAgagatttctgtttttgtttaagaATAATGTGAAAACTTTAAGCCATCAGACtgcattttaaccttttttaatctattttttgaatgattttttttttttttttttggtgaccTTTGTTCTCTCTTATGTTTTGTCTTTACAGCAAGATGTTGAGAAGTTTACAGACATCGAAAAACTCTACCTCTACCTTAAGTTGCCTTCTGGTCCCAGCAGTGGCAATGATAAAAGGTATTGATCTTCGGCTAtttctcacagacacacacacacacacacacacacacacttaagttTTCCACTTTTCTCCTTGGcgtttctttcctttttcttttttttttctttgtcttgcaCACACACGGCTGCTTTGTTGTGGCtctcattacattttttttggcaCTGTTGTCTCATTGCTTGTCAAAAACGACCCACTTGCTACTTCACAGAAACAATTTCAGCTGATagcttcttaaaaaaaaaaaaaaattacaattctcaagccttttgttttattttgctttgtgaTATTTTTCGGGgggttgtgttttgtttttatttttttgcctcgTGTGAAAGTATCACTCTTTCATTTCAGCTGTATGATTGATTATCATTATGAAGCAAAACACTGATCTATGTAGATTTTTGCTATACCTAGctgtctgtgtttcatttgtttccCCATATCTATTCATCACCCCAACCCCCCAATTCTGCCCATTTGGACTGAGAATGAGAGGGGGTCCTCCACTCCTGGATTATGGTATTAAAGTTTCTGTATTAACAAGAAATGATGAGTACCAGTCGAGGACAATGCCCAGTGACCGGATTTCTTTTTCTCATGCACCTTCACAGTGATCAGAGTTCCATGTCGTCAAGCCGTACTCAACAGATGTATGCATTCAACTGGATACGAAATCACCTAGAGGAGCATCCAGAGACTTCCCTCCCAAAGCAAGAGGTGTATGATGAATACAAGTAAGTGTGGGGGCCACCAGGGGAGGTGAAGGGTAACAGAAGAAGGGgacattattgtttttatacacGTGCGACCTGCTGATATATGCTTAAACGTAGTCTCATGAGGGATTCTCTTCTTTTGCAGGAGCTATTGTGACAATCTTGGCTATAATCCACTGAGTGCAGCAGACTTTGGAAAGATCATGAAGAATGTCTTTCCTAACATGAAGGCACGTCGACTGGGCATGAGGGGCAAATCCAAATATCCTTTAATTCTGACAAACCTCTCATcaagtctttgtctttgttcatATGTCTGGTTGATTCAGTTTGGTTGATTGCATCAATGTGGTGGGCTTATTCAGGTGCTAAGATCTGAACAGACATTGTGTACTGTTTACTGTACTGTTTAATTTTTATGAAGGACTATTTTAACAGCCAacaacaggaagaatgattacagcaagaaaaacctgtttcatgATCTTTaaggcacctgactgttgtttcaaGACAGCCTTAAACAAattgtgaacctttcctttTAATATTCCAGTTGACACAATCATATCAAtcataacaattattttcacatatttatttctgttaatatattttttgttttttactttcaaaTCGAAAACCGTACAGACATTTGAGTCTTTGTAATAGCATTCAATAACCCACTCATTTTTCAAGGTGTTAAAAAGGTGTTAAATCCCATTATTAGGAATGTCAGGGTGCATGTTTATCACTTTGGGGCACATATGAGGAATATCGCAGTGAGAAATCTAACCCCctttaaatacagtacattttttgacaaagtACAGTATTAATGAGAGATACACTGATAAATGAACCCGGCTCGATATCAGCTGATTTAAGCTTATTGCAGATATATCTATATGTATGTGCCAGCTGAAAAGAAACTGCAGCacacaaatgttaaatgtaggTGTGAGGTCTTATAGAAAGAGTGTGTCCATTAcatagtttgtccaccagagagcactCACGAGTTAATCTTTAAAATGCTCTGTATGGGCTCgatcacatttttttatttaaagaaaagaaaaaaatgggatCAGTGACAAGATACTGGACAATATTTTGTTGTCTGGGTTTTATACTTTCTTAtactaaagaaagaaagaagttgtTTTAGAGGCAGTTTGAAACCACGTCATATTGTGGTAAGTTCATCTTTGAAAAGCTGTAAACCACTTTTGCCTAAAGATTGTTTCTGGCAGGTTATCAGAGCCAACAGTCAGAAAACCATGCCACGAGTCTGAAAAATTGTTGTTTGGCTTttgagagtgttttttttctttgaagcaAAGACTAGCAGAGGAGAGATTACAGGCACAATTTCACAAAAGGATTTGTTGGGACAACATAAAACTATTTCTGTACTTACACTGATCATGTTTTAGAAACCTTAACTCCTTCTTACATACTGTTATAGCGGGTTAAGGAAGAAAGCTTTTGTTCACATGCCGTCCTTACCCAACCTGGATCTGCAGAAATCTGGTGATGGGGTGAGttagatttaattaatttttattaatgatttaatttatatttatttatttttagatgacTAAAAAGTATATtctgtttgtagtttgatatagATGTCTTTTAAAGCTTCTGAGTGCTCATGtgcctgctgctctgctctgtctgACTGTAGTGTGAGCTGATGGAGGCGTCAGGCCAGTCCCCGAGCGCCGAAGACGAAATGCGATCTGCAGCCTGCGGTCTGGTGTGTGAGTGGGCCCAGAAGGTCCTGAGTCGTCAGTTTGACCACGTGGAGGATCTGGCGCGCTTTCTGCTCAATAGTCACTACATTGGTACTAAGTCCATGGCTGCGCTCACTGTTATGACGGGAACACCCACAGGTAAAGACGTCCTCTGGTCTACCGGTGTGGTAGTTTTAccgttgtgtgttttgtgaagTCATGTTTTAACCACCCTCATTAAGTCATTGGCGCCAAAATCGTTGAGAGAAAAACCACAGTTGTGTATCAGAGAGAAGTTCCTGTTTTCAACGTTTTCTAAGCGGGCTTGAACCTCGATCTCTGTACACTGAATATTCAAGATGTTCAACAATGTATTAACAAAATAGGATGAAATTTAGGGCTGTGGTTTaaatataatcatatatattACCAACAATTATGCATATCACAATATGGGCTagacatttaaattttaaacctTTTCCAGGTTTAGAGTACTGTTAATACTGTTGAAACTGTACATAACCATTTTCTTACCTATTATTGGCAAAGACCTACTCAAACTGCTGCTCTATGCTTAGTTTACATGATTCTCATAGATTTGCAGTGTGTGTCCGCGTTAAcactttgaatttttcctctcTCGCCAGGAATGAAGACACCAACTCCAGCTTCAGCGTTCGTGCCCACAGCTGAGGCAAACTCTTTCCAGCCCC from Scomber scombrus chromosome 6, fScoSco1.1, whole genome shotgun sequence includes these protein-coding regions:
- the LOC133982012 gene encoding DNA-binding protein RFX5-like; this translates as MADDQQQPGQKPASGLGSLPALVPGLQGPEANALQFKIKNSICKSVQSKVDSILQDVEKFTDIEKLYLYLKLPSGPSSGNDKRY